Below is a window of Heterodontus francisci isolate sHetFra1 chromosome 20, sHetFra1.hap1, whole genome shotgun sequence DNA.
CAATGGCTCCTCCAATCCCGAGCCAGATAGGTCTCCAACCACCCCAAGTAACTCTGTGCTGACGGTCTGCGAGGTGGTTCCCCGTCAAGGGAGCGCGCTGGACCTGGACTCTCCGCTCACTTACTCGGAGCATAGCTTGAACAAAACGCCGACAGCCAATCAGGCGGAGGATCTGGTTGCCGGCACTGAACTAGAGCCCGTGCGAGCTTGTTGCTTGGACCTGGAAGAGGAACTGAGCTGCCCCGAGAAGGAGCAACTGACTGATTATTATCCAAGCTCTTCCTCCAAGATCGAGAGTTGGCATCACCAGTCCTGCTTGGAAATCAAGGACGTAGATAAGACCCCCGGGAGGCACCGAAGGTTCACCGGAGATTCTGGTATCGAGGTTTGTGTTTGTAACAGAGACGATGATCCGAAAGAATTGGATGGTCTGATTGATGGTTTGGGGAGTGCAGTGGAGTTCTGTGACAGCTGTAACGTGTGTGACTCCTGCCCTCGTACGGACACGAGGGAGGAGAGCCTCACTGAAGCACGCGAGCAACAGGATTGCAAGGAGCAACACGGTCCAGACATCACTGAGGAGCCGGTGTGTCTTTTGCTGGACACCATCAATGAAAATGAGTTGCTGCAAGGTCATCAGCATCATGACTCCCAAACCTAACTGCAGCTCCCTCGTCGGCTGCACTATTTGACATTTGTACTCGAGGACTCCTAGTACTCTATTTTCGTTGAGCTTCAGAACCATTCTGGTGTCGTGTGTACTTGGAAGAAAGAGAAGAAACAGATGATAAATGCCAGATTGCTGGTGTTATGGAACAGAGactgagctggcagtattgaaccAAGAGAAATTGGTCAGGCTAGCTACAAGAATGGCACTCTGTGATGGTTAGTGTTGGCCTGTCGTATTGTGGTATAGAAGCAATTATGACATCAACTGGAATTTTGTAAccaacatttaaatttttaatcaaAACATATTTGCATGGGATCGTGACCCTACATTCATCTTGTGTCATTTGAAAAGACCACTTTTCTTTATCTGTGTCCTTGTAAGAGACAGCTTTATCCATCTGGGTTGAAATCACAAATGATATAAAAACTTAGGAGACTTTAGAACTGACGCACAGTGTACTTTTGAATAGAAGGGATGATGGTTCTCCTCTCTTCTAGGACTGTGAATACCAGCTTTAAACTGCATAAAGGACATCTTTCTGCATTATGTATCACACTCTCTACAGAAGCACAAGTTTCATTATTTCGGTTGCTAAGGCTTTAGTTTTTACGTTCTCATTGCGTGTGGAGGTTCAGGAAGCATGGGAAGACTAGATGATCCGATCACCTACAGAATTTGACACAGCAAAAAACAAAAAAAGCCATAACTGGGTTGGATATGCAATTTTTCTTTGTGCTGAGTCTGTAACTATAACTTTAATGTGGGTAGTGCCTGACTGGCATGGATGCTATTGGTgagctgaattttaaaaaaaagtttcctctgTCAAACTAAGTTGGTATTGACTGATGTTCGGGCGCCCCTCAATTTGGTGTGCTTTATATCTGTGAACGACTCTGACCTGCTGTGCTAGTGAGAATAGTCACTCTCCCTCTCACCAGCACTTCACCACCAGTACTCTGCCTCCAATTCATTTACTAGCACGAGAGGAAGATTTCCTCTGCATGCACTCTGTGTCACAAGATCGCAAATGCATTTACCTGAACCATTTGCCTCTTTTACACAGTGTCGAGATTATGACCACTGTGTGTATAAAAAAGAAAGACTGGGATTTACATAtaccgcctttcatgacctcaggacatcccaaagcgctttacaaccaatgaattacttttaaagtgcagtcactgttgtaatgtaggaatcgagACAACCAAATTTGccgacagcaaaatcccacaaacagcaatgaaataattgaccctatcatctgttttaggtgttggtcaaGGGGTAAATAtccaggaaactggggagaacgcccctgccGCTGTTTGAATGTTAACAAAGGATCTTTAGTGCCCACCTGGGAGGGTAGCCTGGACTTcactttaacgtctcatccaagtgACGGACCTCCAGCAGTGCTGTACTACACTGAAGTATAGCTAGAACAATGTTTGGTCAATTACAGATTCAGTATGTGTGCACGTGCACACGTTTAGTTTGTTCTGTCTGTGCACGCAGATATGCCAAACCTGTTATCAGGGCCTGAGCACACCTCTAATTCACCCTTGGCCATCTATCCATATTACTGTACAACATACAAGCCacctttcccttcccctccccgcaCACCCCAATACTTCCGTAACTTTGTATCTGGTGTTAGGATACAGTGAGCAGTCGATTTATGCTGATATTTCAAGTCATTTATTTGGTGTGCTGCCTCAACAACTCTGGGAATGACTGTCTCCTCTAATAACCGGCGGGGACTGCCGTTTAAGCTAATTGGCAAGTGAACCAAACGGCTTTTTGCAGGATCTTGATGGCTTCAGACCATGGTCACCAAGTGCAGATTTTCAATTGTGTCGGTGACGTTACATGACAGCGAAGATCTGAGGCTGACTGTTGGAGGGAAGGAAGCCATTGGGAAAGGGTCATGTGATACTAAGATGGAAAATGAGGGTCGGTTCAACCATTCTAACTGATTTACAACGGAGCCAAAGGAACTTGTATCACATAGAGTTTAACCAAGCTTGGTTGGTTCATAGTTAGCCTCGTTGGTGAGGGAGCCCTTGAGGTGCAGATTGAGATGGGTACATTAACTGGCAGCAGGGCTGCTGAAATGAACCCTGTTTTTGGTTGGGGTTGggttgggtggggaggggaggggaactgCACTGTGTAGTGTTCAGTGCCACACTGACTGAATAGTGGATGCTGTGTAGGAGAGTGACTATGGGATTTCCAGTTCCATTCACAAGAttagggaaagttttttttttaatggggtGGAAAGGGGGGCCATCTCTGTGTGACACATTAACTGGGAAAGTGTGGATTTAAAATTAGATTTGCTATTTCGATTTAAAAACACTTTTGAAATAAAAAGTCTTGAAGTATGCAGGTAGAAACTACTGAATGCAAAAGGAAATTCTTTCAAATTAACTGCAGGGAGCTTCATACAGATGCATACTAGGCTGGTCTGGTCTTAAGTAATCACGGTTTTCACGTGAAGGCACGCTCCTTGGAGTACTCCTACCAACTGCTAGCTTTAACTTGGTTTTAACATCACATTGTAATTTTCCAATGGGTATTTTAATGATTTATTAAAAAATCAATAGTGTTTTCTGATCTCATGGTCATTTTTCTTTTAAGCGTCTTGCCACATTATTCCTAGGACTAGTGATCACTCCAGTCCCCCTCAAGTTGGCCCTTCTGCCTCTGGGACTCTTcaaatttcagattttcagcagtaACTTCAACTGCATGCAATTTTAACATAGAAATTCACACTGTTTGCCATGGGCTGTCATGTAATGTTACCTCACAACAAATCATCCATTAATTACCTTGTTCGCCAGCAAGGCACCACCAGGAAGAATGCGCCATGTGCAGCAGCAGCATCATATCAGCACACAGTATCTCAGCAATAATTGTAGCACAGGTCACCACAGTCACTGGGAAATTAAGAGTGGCGGCAATTGTTCCTGTGAAGTCAGTTCAACGTGGGCGGTCAATGACTTTACTGAGATGAAAATCATTCACCAATTGAAGtttcaaataaaaataaaactgcaTATAATTAAATTttttctcccttgtgtttatctaactttcccttgaatgcatctatgctattcaccttaactactccatgtggtagcgagttccacattttaaccactctctcGGTAAAAATCCTatgggatttattaatgactattttctatttatggcccctggttttggTCTCCCTCTACGGCaatcctatcaaaccccttcataattgtaaaggcctctatcaggtcgcccctcagccttctctcttccagCGCTCTCCTTTATAAATTCCAGAAGAATGAGGGGATTGCAGCAGTTTCCTGCTCCGAGGTGCTCGCAGGTTCATCTGTTCACCGGTCAAGGTGGGTTACTGTTGGACCTTTTCAACCACAGTTGTGTAAGATCTTGTATGCTGTACCATAAAACAACTACAACTTGGATTTaaaatagtgcctttaacatagaaaagcatCCCTAAAAATGGACGTCAATCCAATGAAGGAGAGTCTGGGGTGGGGAGTTCACCAAAAACAATGAATtgggccttaaaggaggagaggttagAGAGAGTGTTCCTCAGTATGGGGCTTGAAGACATCGCTGCCCCTGGTGGTGGCAAAGAGCAGAGGGAATGCTCATAGAGTCAGAGGAGGGGAGCGTTTGATGGTGATGGGGGTCTGAAGCAttgcagaaggttacagagatgggtaatggtggtggttggggggtggggggggggggagggggtagggagTGGAGGTCAACAAGGGTTTAAACACAAGATtggaaattttaaatttgaggtgttggaagaccatgagccaatgtaggtcagcaagcacgggaagtgatgggtgaatgggactcggtgtgggaTGCAAAATGAGATGCAGTTTTTTTTGGATGAACTGGTATTTAACAAGGAGGGGAAACCAGGCAGCAGAGCATTGGAAAGTTAGGCTtgatctgaaaggtttaccccttacccGAGGAGTTGTGCTGTGGAGTAACTTCCAAGACATTGCCTCACCTGTTCCAGGTgcaggctgatcttgggtttccactacgttccttttgttttcttaaaaTTTCAAGCATTGGTTTTCTTTTCTGTCCTGTGAATTAATCTTTCCCTTCCCTTGGCAACActgcattttttaaaatttaaaattatgGAAGCATAGAAATAGATGTTTTTATCCCCATGAGAGCTTCGTCTGTTCCTGCTTGCGCTCTCATTTGTT
It encodes the following:
- the wbp1la gene encoding WW domain binding protein 1-like a isoform X3, translating into MPFLLSSKQSQERDECIGVNNQSYFCETGHCCGESQCCNYYYELWWFWLVWTIIIILSCCCVCHHRRAKLRLQQQQRQHEINLIAYQGARNYSLLPLYLRFLPSYLLPPYEEVVNRPVTPPPPYSAFHQQCVTACNGSSNPEPDRSPTTPSNSVLTVCEVVPRQGSALDLDSPLTYSEHSLNKTPTANQAEDLVAGTELEPVRACCLDLEEELSCPEKEQLTDYYPSSSSKIESWHHQSCLEIKDVDKTPGRHRRFTGDSGIEVCVCNRDDDPKELDGLIDGLGSAVEFCDSCNVCDSCPRTDTREESLTEAREQQDCKEQHGPDITEEPVCLLLDTINENELLQGHQHHDSQT
- the wbp1la gene encoding WW domain binding protein 1-like a isoform X1; its protein translation is MEPAAAARRGMSRIVLKMVIVLPQIFPVELAGVKAQSQERDECIGVNNQSYFCETGHCCGESQCCNYYYELWWFWLVWTIIIILSCCCVCHHRRAKLRLQQQQRQHEINLIAYQGARNYSLLPLYLRFLPSYLLPPYEEVVNRPVTPPPPYSAFHQQCVTACNGSSNPEPDRSPTTPSNSVLTVCEVVPRQGSALDLDSPLTYSEHSLNKTPTANQAEDLVAGTELEPVRACCLDLEEELSCPEKEQLTDYYPSSSSKIESWHHQSCLEIKDVDKTPGRHRRFTGDSGIEVCVCNRDDDPKELDGLIDGLGSAVEFCDSCNVCDSCPRTDTREESLTEAREQQDCKEQHGPDITEEPVCLLLDTINENELLQGHQHHDSQT
- the wbp1la gene encoding WW domain binding protein 1-like a isoform X2, whose product is MIILQHLITQSQERDECIGVNNQSYFCETGHCCGESQCCNYYYELWWFWLVWTIIIILSCCCVCHHRRAKLRLQQQQRQHEINLIAYQGARNYSLLPLYLRFLPSYLLPPYEEVVNRPVTPPPPYSAFHQQCVTACNGSSNPEPDRSPTTPSNSVLTVCEVVPRQGSALDLDSPLTYSEHSLNKTPTANQAEDLVAGTELEPVRACCLDLEEELSCPEKEQLTDYYPSSSSKIESWHHQSCLEIKDVDKTPGRHRRFTGDSGIEVCVCNRDDDPKELDGLIDGLGSAVEFCDSCNVCDSCPRTDTREESLTEAREQQDCKEQHGPDITEEPVCLLLDTINENELLQGHQHHDSQT